CCCGGCCTGAAACTGGGCCTGGCAACTGGGGCAATAGCTGACGGAGCCAAGTTGTGGGGCAGGTGGAGCATCGATTTCAGAAACGGGATATCCTTCTTTCTCCAGGTAATCTTCCAAAATACGGCTTTGAAGAACGGCGGTGGAGCCAGACCGATAGCGAGCCTGTTTCCAATAGCGTTTTGCGAGAAGCCTCCAGGCTGCGTCTCCCAGGAGAGCACGGGGGGCCAGGGGATGAGAGGGAAGACTCACGGCTGCATCGGCAAAATGATCCGCTGCGCGCATGGCCTGCTGGGGGAGTAAAGCGATGGCAAGGGTCTTCCAAAAACGCCAAGGAATGCCCTGACTACGCCTGTAAAAGAGAATGGCCTGGGTCAACTGCCAGAGGAGCAGTGCACCTGCTGCCCACAAAACGGCCACCCCTTCTCCCAACCAGCGGTAAAGCGCGACGATGACCATGAAGGTCCACACAAAGATGAAACTGCCGAGGTGACGAAGCGCGCGCGTTCGACTGCTGAGAGACGCGGCCAAGTCTGTGATGGGTCCAGCCTGGAGAGATTGATGCGCCGAAGCAAGGAAACTGGCTTCCCTTTCTTCCTGAGAAAAAGTCATCCATTGTTGCACTTGTTGTTGGGCCTGGAGTGCATGCGCTTCACTCAGGCAGCGAACAGGGAGCCTTGGGCTGAGGTGGAGAGTGCGACCTTCCACTCTTGGTTTCACTTCCTCCCAAGGAAGCAAATGCGGGTGGCGATCATCGAGATTTACCTCCAGCCCTTCAGCAGCGGGGATGAGCTGCCAGGGCAGGGTAACAAGGTGCACCTGCAAAGGTGGCAAGAAACTGAGGAGCGCCGGGCTGCGCCCCCCAAGTGTGATGGGCTGAAACGGCCTATGTCCGCGCCAGTGACTGCCACTGCCAGTGAGCATCTGGCTGCGGGGGGGCAGCCAGCGCACGCACTCGATAAGATAGAGCGCGACAAAAAGCAGCAGCAGGTACTGGCCGTCAGTCATGCACGGTCAGATCTGTTCGCGCTTACCGAACAGTTTGCCAATGAGACTTTTGATGGCCACGCCGGCTCCAACCACCAGCAGGATAGCGGCTTTGCCCAGCTTTCCGACGAAGCCAGCCAGCTTGGCAAACAGACCCATTTTCCCAGCCGCCACGGCCGCACCGCCAGCGACCAGGGCCGTGAGACCATACTTGGCCACTTTATCCCCCGGCTGGTATTCGGCATAACTGTTGCCGGTGAGGTATTGATAACCGGAGATGATGCTCTGGTATTGGGGCAGGAGAGTGGTCATTTCATCAGGCGTACAGACGAGGTCAACCTTCATCACTCCACTGCGGCCCAAGAGTCGGGTACTGTAGTTGATGGATTCGCCATTGGCCGAGCCTACGCGCACGGCCCATTCCAGGTTTTTAGTCTGGTCATTAAACCGGGGTGCCACGGCCCAGCCGAGCAGCTTCAGTTCCCCAAGCCCCATCTCCCGACGGCGCTCATTGCCGATTTCCTGGCCTTCTTGCAAAGAGGCCAGCATGGCATCCGCATCAAGCTTGTCTTTCTCGTCGTCTTTGACGTAGCCAGAGTCTTCAAACTCAAAAATGACCCAAGGACCTTCGCCCTCAGTCGTCAGCATACCGAGCTCGCTCTCACCAGTGAGGTTGCCATAAAGCTCCAGGAGAGAGCGGGTGCCGTTGCCGTCGGTGAAGCGCCAGCCTTGAGGAATATTCACCTGGGCAATGCTGCCCAGAGTGCCAGTGCCCTGGCGGGTCCAGCCAAAGGATTCAATTTTGTCCATGAAGGCCTTCTGCCGCGCTGCGCGCTCCTCTGGCGTAGGCGGGGCCTCTGCCGGAACTTCTTGGGCAGGACAAAAGGAGACAACCAGGCCCATCAGGAGACCTGCCAATGTGAGTGTGCGTAGGTTTGACATAAGATCTCCTTGGAATGGATTTGCGGGCAGATTAACGGAGCACCGAAAGC
This region of Prosthecobacter fusiformis genomic DNA includes:
- a CDS encoding DUF2167 domain-containing protein is translated as MSNLRTLTLAGLLMGLVVSFCPAQEVPAEAPPTPEERAARQKAFMDKIESFGWTRQGTGTLGSIAQVNIPQGWRFTDGNGTRSLLELYGNLTGESELGMLTTEGEGPWVIFEFEDSGYVKDDEKDKLDADAMLASLQEGQEIGNERRREMGLGELKLLGWAVAPRFNDQTKNLEWAVRVGSANGESINYSTRLLGRSGVMKVDLVCTPDEMTTLLPQYQSIISGYQYLTGNSYAEYQPGDKVAKYGLTALVAGGAAVAAGKMGLFAKLAGFVGKLGKAAILLVVGAGVAIKSLIGKLFGKREQI